In the genome of Halosolutus amylolyticus, the window CCGCGAAGAACGAGGCGGACTGGCTCCGGGGGACGCTCGCGAGCATCGCGGGACTCGACACGGACTACGAGTACGAGGTAATCGTCGTCGACGGCGACTCCCGGGACGAGACCCCGGAGATCGCCCGCGAGTACGGCGCGGCCGTGCTCACCGACGGCGGAACGAGCGTCGCGGTCGCCAGGAACCTCGGGGCCGCGCACGCCTCGGGAGCGTGGCTCGCGTTCGTCGACGCCGACACGCGAGTCCGGGCGAACTACCTGACTGCGATGCTCGGATTCGTCGAGGCCACCGATCTCGCCGCCGCGAGTTCCCGCTGCCGGATGACCGGGCCCGGGCGCGCAAAGTTCGTGGAGGCGACGATCAACCACGTCTTCCCGCGATTCGATCGGCCGATTTTTCCCGGGTTCAATTTCTTCGTCGATCGGACGAGTTTCGAGCGGGCTGGCGGGTTTCCGACGGTTCCGAACGAGGACACCGCGTTCAGCCGACGACTCGGTCGTCGCGTGCCG includes:
- a CDS encoding glycosyltransferase; its protein translation is MAEGVETDAPVASFVVPAKNEADWLRGTLASIAGLDTDYEYEVIVVDGDSRDETPEIAREYGAAVLTDGGTSVAVARNLGAAHASGAWLAFVDADTRVRANYLTAMLGFVEATDLAAASSRCRMTGPGRAKFVEATINHVFPRFDRPIFPGFNFFVDRTSFERAGGFPTVPNEDTAFSRRLGRRVPTGYCPDVLVERSGRRIADLGLTGTLWHYVRLDVERIRSSLERSAAIDGGPIDDGAVESDR